Proteins from a single region of Companilactobacillus farciminis KCTC 3681 = DSM 20184:
- the metE gene encoding 5-methyltetrahydropteroyltriglutamate--homocysteine S-methyltransferase, translated as MTTTIIGFPRIGENRELKFNTEKYWRNEISETELLDFAKDLRLKHWQLIKQAGIDEIPSNDFSFFDTTLDTAYLFNIIPDAAQKLDLSKLDRYFALARGYQGEKGDLKALPMKKWYNTNYHYLVPQFTKTTDIKLNDDKIFNEYQEAKNAGIQTRPVIVGPFTLLSLSEFHDVTTNDFVDKLVKVYQEVFEKLSDQGASWIQLDEPELVKDVTGDKKSLFENIYQRLLQNKSNLKVLVQTYFGDVRDVYQDLINLNIEGIGLDFHEGRKTTQLVQSGFPDDKILFAGVVNGKNIWRNHYQKTIDLINSLPVKNLVISTSCSLLHVPFTIENETFTPEIKQHFAFAKEKLSELSDLQAILDGKTDLIAKNQQLFDQQRVQPNESVRKRVASLTADSFIRHPSLKERATIQKQEFQLPLLPTTTIGSFPQTKAVKKIRAQFRHQEISQNEYDEFIANHIKEWLDWQEKIGIDVLVHGEFERNDMVEYFGQNLDGYLFSKNGWVQSYGTRGVKPPIIWGDVARNKPITVKWSKFAQSQTDKIVKGMLTGPVTILNWSFPREDISIKDSTIQIALAIQDEVLDLEKNGIKIIQIDEAALREKLPLRKTDWYSEYLDWAIPAFRLVHSKVQPTTQIHTHMCYSEFTDIIPAIQNMDADVISFEASRSNLEILDALQKENFQLQVGPGVYDIHSPRIPSVEEIKTTIHKILQKVPQEKVWINPDCGLKTRGIKEAKASVENLTTAAKEVREELLIHDRN; from the coding sequence ATGACAACAACAATTATTGGTTTTCCACGCATCGGTGAAAATCGTGAATTAAAATTCAACACTGAAAAATACTGGCGCAATGAAATTTCTGAAACAGAATTATTAGACTTTGCCAAAGATTTGCGCCTCAAGCATTGGCAACTGATCAAACAAGCTGGTATCGACGAAATTCCTAGCAACGATTTTTCATTTTTTGACACAACTTTAGACACCGCCTACCTATTTAATATCATCCCAGACGCTGCCCAAAAACTAGATTTGTCAAAACTCGACCGTTACTTTGCCTTAGCTCGTGGCTATCAAGGAGAAAAAGGCGACCTAAAGGCTCTCCCCATGAAGAAATGGTACAACACTAACTACCACTATTTAGTACCACAATTCACCAAAACAACTGACATCAAACTAAATGACGATAAAATTTTCAACGAATATCAAGAAGCTAAAAATGCCGGCATTCAAACTCGCCCCGTAATCGTTGGTCCCTTCACACTCCTGAGTTTGAGCGAATTCCATGACGTAACAACAAATGATTTTGTCGACAAATTAGTCAAAGTTTATCAAGAAGTTTTTGAAAAATTATCCGATCAAGGTGCTTCTTGGATTCAATTAGATGAACCAGAATTGGTCAAAGATGTCACGGGCGATAAGAAGAGTTTGTTCGAGAATATTTACCAAAGACTCTTGCAAAATAAGTCTAACCTCAAAGTCCTAGTCCAAACTTACTTCGGCGATGTGCGTGATGTCTATCAAGATTTGATCAATTTAAATATCGAAGGCATCGGGTTAGACTTCCATGAAGGTCGAAAAACGACCCAACTAGTTCAAAGTGGTTTCCCTGATGACAAAATTCTTTTCGCTGGCGTGGTCAATGGTAAGAATATTTGGCGCAACCACTATCAAAAAACTATCGACTTGATCAACAGTTTGCCGGTTAAAAACCTAGTTATTTCAACGTCTTGTTCACTACTCCACGTGCCTTTCACGATTGAAAACGAGACTTTTACTCCCGAAATCAAACAACATTTCGCCTTTGCCAAAGAAAAATTATCCGAATTATCTGACCTACAAGCAATTCTCGATGGTAAAACTGACCTAATCGCCAAAAACCAACAATTATTTGATCAACAACGTGTTCAACCTAATGAATCAGTTAGAAAACGTGTCGCTAGTTTGACTGCTGATTCATTTATCAGACATCCCAGTCTAAAAGAACGAGCAACTATTCAAAAACAAGAATTCCAGCTTCCACTTTTACCAACAACGACTATCGGATCTTTCCCACAAACCAAAGCCGTCAAAAAGATTCGTGCTCAATTCAGACATCAAGAAATCTCACAAAATGAATACGATGAATTTATTGCCAACCACATCAAAGAATGGCTCGACTGGCAAGAAAAAATTGGCATCGACGTTTTAGTCCACGGTGAATTTGAACGTAACGACATGGTGGAATACTTCGGACAAAACCTCGATGGCTACTTGTTCAGTAAAAATGGTTGGGTACAATCATACGGAACTCGTGGCGTTAAACCACCAATTATCTGGGGCGACGTGGCTAGAAATAAACCTATCACTGTTAAATGGTCTAAATTCGCTCAAAGTCAAACCGACAAAATCGTCAAAGGTATGTTGACCGGACCCGTCACAATTTTGAACTGGTCTTTCCCTCGTGAAGATATTTCAATTAAAGACTCAACCATTCAAATTGCTTTGGCCATTCAAGATGAAGTATTGGATCTCGAAAAAAATGGTATCAAGATTATCCAAATCGACGAAGCTGCTTTAAGAGAAAAATTACCTCTTCGTAAAACTGACTGGTATTCTGAATACCTCGACTGGGCTATTCCAGCATTCCGACTAGTTCACAGCAAAGTTCAACCAACGACACAAATTCACACTCACATGTGCTATTCCGAATTTACCGATATTATTCCCGCTATTCAAAACATGGACGCCGACGTTATTTCATTTGAAGCCTCCCGTTCCAATTTGGAAATTCTCGATGCTCTTCAAAAAGAAAACTTTCAACTTCAAGTCGGACCTGGTGTCTACGATATCCATTCACCACGTATTCCATCAGTTGAAGAAATCAAAACTACCATCCACAAAATTTTACAAAAAGTCCCTCAAGAAAAAGTTTGGATCAACCCTGACTGTGGTCTAAAAACCCGTGGAATCAAAGAAGCCAAAGCTAGTGTCGAAAATCTCACGACCGCTGCTAAAGAAGTTAGAGAGGAGTTGTTGATACATGACAGAAACTAA